A single Hippocampus zosterae strain Florida chromosome 1, ASM2543408v3, whole genome shotgun sequence DNA region contains:
- the LOC127602292 gene encoding ubiquitin thioesterase OTUB1-like, whose translation MAEEQQEASQGEMEGVNCLAYDEAIIAQQDRIQQEIANSNPLVSERKELSVLQREYSEEDTVYQLKIKDLYKKYSYIRKTRPDGNCFYRAFGFAHLESLLDDSKELQKFKAVAAKSKLDLVNEGFTEFTIEDFHHTFMGLIELCEKQPSLKELLRSFNDQNVSDYVVVYLRLLTSGYLQREHAFFQHFIEGGRSVKEFCQQEVEPMSKESDHIHIIALAQALNLSILVEYMDRGEGGTVNHHVFPEGGDPRIFLLYRPGHYDILYK comes from the exons ATGGCGGAGGAACAGCAAGAAGCATCACAGGGGGAGATGGAGg GAGTGAACTGCTTGGCGTATGATGAGGCCATAATTGCACAGCAGGACAGAATTCAACAGGAG ATAGCCAACAGTAACCCGCTagtgtcagaaagaaaggaacTCTCTGTGCTGCAGAGGGAGTACTCGGAGGAAGACACCGTTTATCAGCTCAAGATCAAG GACTTgtacaaaaaatattcatacatCCGCAAGACAAGACCGGACGGCAACTGTTTCTACAGAGCCTTTGGCTTTGCACATCTCGAGTCTCTACTAGATGACAGCAAAGAACTGCAGAA GTTCAAAGCGGTGGCAGCGAAAAGCAAACTGGACCTGGTGAACGAGGGATTCACCGAATTCACCATTGAGGACTTCCATCACACT TTCATGGGCCTGATCGAGCTGTGCGAGAAGCAGCCCAGCTTGAAGGAGCTGCTCAGATCCTTTAACGACCAGAACGTGTCGGACTACGTGGTGGTGTATTTGCGGCTGCTCACCTCGGGCTACCTGCAGCGGGAGCACGCTTTCTTCCAGCACTTCATTGAGGGAGGACGCTCGGTCAAGGAGTTTTGCCAGCAG GAGGTGGAGCCCATGTCGAAAGAAAGCGACCACATTCACATCATCGCCTTAGCCCAGGCCCTGAACTTATCCATCCTTGTGGAGTACATGGATAGAGGCGAAGGCGGAACGGTTAATCATCACGTCTTCCCCGAAGGTGGTGACCCGCGCATCTTCCTCCTCTACAGACCAGGCCATTATGACATCCTGTAcaaataa
- the LOC127601814 gene encoding citrate synthase-lysine N-methyltransferase CSKMT, mitochondrial-like isoform X6 translates to MIPLAKSFLTSPRIFSACLRLYSSLSSEMIENMDKKATWDRFYAEVSRKTFKNFEWFFGFETVQNFIMPVLQTMASPDARLQVLDLGCGTSALGPSVYQRCPVPVRVTCGDISPVAVRLLREHVRAEAVRPGNHSSQLDFVELDCTQLHKHFGPASVDLIVDKGTTDALLKSQEGKSSAGLVLKQCLKVLRHSGSLLQFSDEDPDARLVWLETKARSARVAVQEVGEWRGVCYYCYQLK, encoded by the exons ATGATTCCGCTGGCGAAGTCATTTTTGACAAGCCCGAGGATATTTTCAGCATGTTTACGACTTTACTCTTCCCTTAGCT CTGAAATGATTgaaaacatggacaaaaaagCTACCTGGGACCGCTTCTATGCTGAAGTCAGCCGCAAGACGTTCAAGAATTTTGAGTGGTTCTTTGGCTTTGAAACAGTGCAAAACTTTATCATGCCTGTATTACAGACCATGGCCAGTCCCGATGCCAGGCTGCAAGTCCTGGATTTGGGCTGCGGCACTTCCGCTTTGGGTCCATCTGTTTACCAGCGCTGTCCCGTGCCAGTTCGGGTCACGTGTGGGGACATATCTCCCGTGGCCGTACGGCTCTTGCGGGAGCACGTGCGAGCTGAAGCAGTCCGACCTGGCAACCATTCTTCCCAGCTGGACTTTGTAGAGCTGGACTGTACGCAGCTGCATAAACACTTTGGTCCCGCCAGTGTGGATCTCATTGTGGACAAAGGCACCACGGACGCCTTGTTGAAATCCCAGGAAGGGAAAAGCAGCGCCGGCCTGGTGCTGAAgcaatgtttgaaagtgctgcGCCATTCGGGGTCTCTGCTCCAGTTTTCCGACGAGGATCCAGATGCCAGGCTGGTATGGCTGGAGACGAAAGCCCGGTCTGCACGTGTCGCAGTGCAGGAAGTGGGGGAATGGAGAGGAGTATGTTACTACTGCTAtcag
- the LOC127601814 gene encoding citrate synthase-lysine N-methyltransferase CSKMT, mitochondrial-like isoform X1 — translation MIPLAKSFLTSPRIFSACLRLYSSLSSEMIENMDKKATWDRFYAEVSRKTFKNFEWFFGFETVQNFIMPVLQTMASPDARLQVLDLGCGTSALGPSVYQRCPVPVRVTCGDISPVAVRLLREHVRAEAVRPGNHSSQLDFVELDCTQLHKHFGPASVDLIVDKGTTDALLKSQEGKSSAGLVLKQCLKVLRHSGSLLQFSDEDPDARLVWLETKARSARVAVQEVGEWRGVCYYCYQVTPPPPPITTVQH, via the exons ATGATTCCGCTGGCGAAGTCATTTTTGACAAGCCCGAGGATATTTTCAGCATGTTTACGACTTTACTCTTCCCTTAGCT CTGAAATGATTgaaaacatggacaaaaaagCTACCTGGGACCGCTTCTATGCTGAAGTCAGCCGCAAGACGTTCAAGAATTTTGAGTGGTTCTTTGGCTTTGAAACAGTGCAAAACTTTATCATGCCTGTATTACAGACCATGGCCAGTCCCGATGCCAGGCTGCAAGTCCTGGATTTGGGCTGCGGCACTTCCGCTTTGGGTCCATCTGTTTACCAGCGCTGTCCCGTGCCAGTTCGGGTCACGTGTGGGGACATATCTCCCGTGGCCGTACGGCTCTTGCGGGAGCACGTGCGAGCTGAAGCAGTCCGACCTGGCAACCATTCTTCCCAGCTGGACTTTGTAGAGCTGGACTGTACGCAGCTGCATAAACACTTTGGTCCCGCCAGTGTGGATCTCATTGTGGACAAAGGCACCACGGACGCCTTGTTGAAATCCCAGGAAGGGAAAAGCAGCGCCGGCCTGGTGCTGAAgcaatgtttgaaagtgctgcGCCATTCGGGGTCTCTGCTCCAGTTTTCCGACGAGGATCCAGATGCCAGGCTGGTATGGCTGGAGACGAAAGCCCGGTCTGCACGTGTCGCAGTGCAGGAAGTGGGGGAATGGAGAGGAGTATGTTACTACTGCTAtcaggtgacccccccccccccccccatcacaacCGTGCAACACTGA
- the LOC127601932 gene encoding ependymin-like, whose translation MKLLAVLACILATCVAQKPQPCESPPLLSGQLTLATQNEQLWAFARYLYDALGQRIRLQEMGFYQNKSFTYDALLLYREAVMYEINHQDHTCKKRALRVDFHPMAVPRNSTLLGQAVVGSSSGPGQGLLVNTWAGKLHDNAPYFVTVTEFGCIPVSTSYRTSSFGWMVTSFFNNVVGISDPNQLNPPEFCQDALDEEPVDFFSLFHMK comes from the exons ATGAAACTTTTAGCTGTGCTCGCCTGCATCCTGGCGACATGCGTCGCCCAGAAGCCTCAACCGTGCG AGAGTCCTCCTCTTCTGAGCGGCCAACTCACTTtg gccACCCAGAACGAACAGCTTTGGGCTTTCGCCCGCTATCTGTATGACGCACTGGGACAACGGATCAGGCTCCAGGAAATGGGATTTTACCAGAATAAGTCTTTCACCTACGACGCTCTTCTTCTCTACAGAGAG GCCGTCATGTACGAGATTAACCATCAAGACCACACGTGCAAGAAAAGAGCCCTGCGGGTCGACTTCCACCCGATGGCAGTCCCGAGAAACTCGACTCTTCTGGGCCAGGCCGTCGTGGGGAGCTCGTCGGGTCCGGGTCAGGGTCTGCTCGTCAACACGTGGGCGGGCAAGCTTCATGACAACG CGCCTTACTTTGTCACAGTGACCGAATTTGGATGCATTCCTGTCTCCACGTCCTACAGAACGTCGTCGTTCGGATGGATGGTGACGAG CTTCTTCAACAACGTCGTTGGCATTTCCGACCCCAACCAGCTCAACCCACCGGAATTCTGCCAAGACGCGCTGGATGAGGAGCCCGTCGACTTCTTCAGCTTGTTCCACATGAAATGA